The Pyrobaculum sp. 3827-6 genome has a segment encoding these proteins:
- a CDS encoding transglutaminase domain-containing protein, with protein sequence MRWVLAVVGVLLAAVGLASLIHPVYAPGRAPPFGQGGFAAPQPPVVSVSGGLYFKAYIEARGAGGEMYLKCYVFDTYAGGLWSWSGQGGRAFGDGVVTVGAGPLRLGGELNLSGPLMGSCVPVASPPVDGLAIGSFREVAPGARLSADIEGLYVSLAGGSPRYVASYIGRGTAVERPDGRYLQVPPGLRPVLERIVANVTAGCRDAACAAARIKEYLTTGFKYDGTMDALWPEIPPGADPVLWFLTEGRRGVCIHFASVFVLLARAAGVPARLVVGYLSDGPVPQEWSLKAFSPHAWAEYYVEGVGWVGVEATPGGGVQIPVAPPIPLTALPPQPSPPRTPDLPTPPSPALPTWLFIAAVSAAAAASLAVFASRRYVTLGLGEEFVVRGPPGFSVYVNKRRVGRPPVRLVFDKPGLYLVRAGPVIYLVRVLDYKRLAGAIYLRVLRRLGLPPTVTPRELAAIRPEYGEFALLFERIRFGPSAGRGDVERLRRAL encoded by the coding sequence GTGAGGTGGGTACTCGCCGTAGTTGGGGTCCTCCTCGCCGCGGTGGGGCTGGCGTCCCTGATACACCCCGTCTACGCGCCTGGCCGGGCCCCCCCGTTTGGCCAGGGCGGCTTCGCGGCGCCGCAGCCCCCGGTCGTCAGCGTGTCGGGCGGGCTGTACTTCAAGGCATACATAGAGGCGAGGGGGGCGGGGGGCGAGATGTACCTCAAGTGCTACGTCTTCGACACATACGCGGGGGGTTTGTGGAGCTGGTCGGGGCAGGGCGGCCGCGCCTTCGGCGACGGGGTGGTGACCGTGGGGGCCGGGCCGCTTAGGCTCGGCGGCGAGCTGAACCTCTCCGGGCCGCTCATGGGGAGTTGCGTCCCGGTGGCGTCTCCCCCAGTAGACGGCTTGGCCATCGGCTCTTTTAGGGAGGTGGCGCCGGGGGCTAGGCTTTCTGCAGACATAGAGGGCCTCTACGTCTCGCTGGCCGGGGGCTCGCCTAGATACGTGGCGTCGTACATAGGCAGAGGCACGGCCGTGGAGAGGCCGGACGGGCGCTACCTGCAGGTGCCGCCGGGGCTGAGGCCCGTCCTTGAGAGGATAGTTGCCAACGTGACCGCCGGGTGCCGCGACGCCGCCTGCGCGGCGGCGCGGATTAAGGAGTACCTCACCACCGGCTTTAAATACGACGGCACAATGGACGCCTTGTGGCCGGAGATCCCACCCGGGGCCGACCCCGTGCTGTGGTTCCTCACCGAGGGGAGGCGGGGGGTCTGTATACACTTCGCCTCGGTCTTCGTGTTGCTGGCCCGAGCCGCCGGCGTCCCCGCCCGCCTCGTGGTCGGCTACCTATCCGACGGCCCCGTCCCCCAGGAGTGGTCACTCAAGGCCTTCAGCCCCCACGCCTGGGCGGAGTACTACGTGGAGGGGGTGGGCTGGGTGGGCGTCGAGGCGACCCCTGGCGGAGGGGTGCAGATCCCCGTCGCGCCCCCGATCCCCCTCACCGCTCTGCCTCCGCAACCCAGCCCCCCGCGGACCCCCGACCTCCCCACGCCCCCCTCTCCGGCTTTGCCCACCTGGCTTTTTATAGCGGCTGTCTCTGCCGCCGCCGCGGCGTCGCTGGCCGTGTTTGCCTCTCGTAGGTACGTAACCCTGGGCCTCGGCGAGGAGTTCGTGGTGAGGGGGCCGCCGGGGTTCTCGGTATATGTAAACAAGAGGCGTGTGGGCAGGCCCCCGGTGAGGCTGGTGTTCGACAAGCCTGGCCTCTACCTGGTGAGGGCGGGCCCCGTGATCTACCTGGTGAGAGTGCTGGACTACAAGAGGCTGGCGGGGGCTATCTATCTTAGGGTGTTGAGGAGGCTGGGTCTGCCGCCTACGGTGACGCCGAGGGAACTCGCCGCCATTAGGCCGGAGTACGGGGAGTTTGCCCTCCTCTTCGAGAGGATTAGGTTTGGCCCCTCCGCGGGGAGGGGTGACGTGGAGAGGCTGAGGAGGGCGTTATGA
- a CDS encoding MoxR family ATPase, whose amino-acid sequence MRRVVEVLSSFYVAPRQTLELILAAVIARGHILFNDPPGLGKTTLAKLVARALGLAFKRIQFTPDMLPSDVIGVNVWRPHEGRFEFVRGPVFTNVLLADEINRAPPKTQAALLEAMEERQVTVDGVTYRLEEPFIVLATQNPVEFRGVYPLPEAQLDRFLIQLSVGYPGPAEEAEILKRRLSWRGDDPSVYVKPVTTREEVMQWAQYAEAVYVDEAVVQYIVKISQSLRAHPLNTYGPSPRGSIALMKMARALALLDGRNYVTPDDVKKAAAAALIHRIAPKEGDPRDLVREVLDKTPIPYK is encoded by the coding sequence GTGAGGAGGGTGGTGGAGGTGCTGTCTAGCTTCTACGTGGCGCCGAGGCAGACGCTGGAGCTCATCCTCGCCGCGGTGATCGCCAGGGGGCACATACTCTTCAACGACCCCCCGGGGCTGGGGAAGACCACCCTGGCTAAGCTGGTGGCGAGGGCTCTCGGCCTCGCCTTCAAGAGGATACAGTTCACGCCAGACATGTTGCCCAGCGACGTCATCGGCGTGAACGTGTGGAGGCCCCACGAGGGGAGGTTCGAGTTTGTGAGGGGGCCCGTATTCACCAACGTCCTCCTCGCCGACGAGATAAACAGGGCGCCTCCGAAGACCCAGGCGGCCCTCCTAGAGGCCATGGAAGAGAGGCAGGTGACGGTGGACGGCGTGACCTACAGGCTGGAGGAGCCCTTTATCGTCCTGGCCACCCAGAACCCGGTGGAGTTCCGCGGCGTCTACCCATTGCCAGAGGCCCAGCTCGACAGGTTCCTAATACAGCTCTCGGTGGGCTACCCCGGTCCGGCCGAGGAGGCGGAGATTTTAAAACGCCGCCTCTCATGGCGCGGCGACGACCCCTCTGTGTATGTAAAGCCGGTGACCACCAGGGAGGAGGTTATGCAGTGGGCGCAGTACGCCGAGGCTGTGTACGTCGACGAGGCGGTGGTTCAGTACATTGTGAAAATTTCGCAGAGCCTCAGAGCCCACCCCCTCAACACCTACGGCCCCAGCCCCCGGGGCTCCATAGCTTTGATGAAGATGGCGAGGGCCCTGGCCCTCCTCGACGGGAGAAACTACGTCACGCCCGACGACGTCAAGAAGGCGGCGGCGGCCGCGCTGATCCACAGAATAGCGCCGAAGGAGGGGGACCCCAGAGACCTCGTGAGAGAGGTTCTGGACAAGACCCCGATACCCTACAAGTAG
- a CDS encoding aldehyde ferredoxin oxidoreductase N-terminal domain-containing protein — protein sequence MSGDNPLIFAAGPLTGTGVPMSGRAAAVFRSPLTGILGASNLGGKLGPVMRFAGVDVLVVLGRAERPTYLVVQEGRVESRDASHLWGMDAIETEEVLLREHGRNTPFLLSGRPGGHGAPGRRRLPGRGRARRIAGPLGGFCPRWGLPRLRPVL from the coding sequence CTGTCTGGGGATAATCCGCTCATCTTCGCGGCGGGGCCTCTTACTGGGACTGGCGTCCCTATGTCGGGGAGGGCCGCCGCGGTTTTCCGGTCGCCGCTGACGGGGATTCTCGGGGCTTCTAATTTGGGTGGTAAGCTGGGCCCGGTTATGCGGTTCGCGGGGGTTGATGTGCTGGTGGTGCTCGGCAGGGCCGAGAGGCCGACTTATCTCGTTGTGCAGGAGGGCCGCGTCGAGTCTAGGGATGCGTCGCACCTCTGGGGGATGGATGCTATTGAGACTGAGGAGGTGTTGCTTAGGGAGCACGGGCGCAATACCCCCTTTCTACTCTCCGGGCGTCCCGGGGGGCACGGGGCACCGGGTCGCCGGCGGCTCCCGGGGCGGGGCCGCGCCAGGAGGATCGCCGGCCCCCTCGGCGGGTTTTGCCCCCGATGGGGGCTTCCCCGCCTTAGGCCCGTTTTGTAG
- a CDS encoding antitoxin — MSVVIGVRVSRRLKEELEKLGINYAEEIRRYLEQRVREEKARRLAAALDSLSAGLEIDSDYSTQWIREEREARS; from the coding sequence GTGAGCGTGGTGATCGGCGTGAGGGTGTCCAGGAGGCTGAAGGAGGAGCTTGAAAAACTCGGCATAAACTACGCAGAGGAGATAAGAAGGTACCTAGAGCAGAGGGTGCGGGAGGAGAAAGCCAGGAGGCTGGCCGCCGCGCTGGACAGCCTATCAGCCGGGCTGGAGATAGACAGCGACTACTCCACCCAGTGGATAAGAGAGGAGCGTGAGGCTCGTAGTTGA
- a CDS encoding transposase, translating into MGYRTLVIKRRIKEIPPEQLAKFLEVQERFRQWATEWYKSGFKAPIPEENPYKRFAEKLKYVLRLLPTNGLKNGVWKMPLPFDAELRLREGERDNSRGVLVDFAASNQVNQEEKVIKVRKWSGQRGNTIVIKLKRAEVKWIEERIREGGQLKLALAWVDKRRNSNIATFNVALVFHREIQPYQPKRLLVVDVNALHNGVVIATIEEGRVLQSGVLRPDLKKIRNIEDEVARLDSLCATKGGAYCRKAVEAKSRLWRLWRQWTIEATKKIIKLAMQYKAAVVVDAPEDKSVRELKEGGSVARRNKIYLNVGKFVKRLRELAEWYGVPYREERLYSTICPVCGSKMEELPNRRVKCKCGFEAQRDEVPIIWAQKRYREILPLFSTQHDFQPHPLHSS; encoded by the coding sequence ATGGGCTACCGAACATTGGTAATAAAGAGGCGGATTAAGGAGATACCGCCGGAGCAACTGGCCAAGTTTCTAGAGGTGCAGGAGAGGTTTCGGCAGTGGGCAACGGAGTGGTACAAATCGGGATTCAAGGCGCCGATACCAGAGGAGAATCCATACAAACGTTTTGCAGAAAAGCTAAAGTACGTCTTAAGGCTTCTACCCACAAACGGGCTAAAGAATGGCGTGTGGAAGATGCCTCTGCCTTTCGACGCAGAGCTGAGGCTGAGGGAGGGCGAGAGGGACAACAGCCGCGGCGTCCTTGTAGATTTCGCCGCTTCTAATCAGGTAAACCAAGAGGAAAAAGTGATTAAGGTGAGGAAGTGGAGTGGCCAGCGCGGCAACACTATCGTGATTAAGCTGAAGAGAGCAGAGGTTAAATGGATTGAGGAGCGGATAAGGGAGGGGGGCCAGTTGAAATTAGCCTTAGCATGGGTAGATAAGAGGCGGAACAGCAATATCGCCACTTTCAACGTGGCGCTGGTGTTTCACAGAGAGATACAGCCGTATCAGCCCAAGAGGCTTCTCGTAGTCGACGTCAATGCTCTCCACAACGGTGTTGTTATCGCCACTATAGAGGAGGGCAGGGTGTTGCAGAGTGGCGTCTTGAGGCCGGATTTGAAAAAGATTAGAAATATCGAGGATGAGGTGGCGAGGCTAGATTCCCTATGCGCCACAAAAGGCGGCGCCTACTGCAGAAAGGCAGTAGAGGCAAAAAGCAGATTGTGGCGCCTCTGGAGGCAGTGGACGATAGAGGCTACGAAGAAAATTATTAAACTCGCTATGCAGTACAAAGCCGCAGTTGTGGTAGACGCGCCAGAGGATAAATCCGTAAGGGAGTTGAAAGAGGGTGGCTCGGTGGCGAGGAGAAACAAGATATACCTAAACGTGGGGAAGTTTGTAAAAAGATTAAGGGAGCTCGCCGAGTGGTATGGAGTACCCTACAGAGAGGAAAGATTGTACTCCACCATCTGCCCCGTATGCGGAAGCAAGATGGAGGAGCTTCCAAACCGCCGCGTAAAATGCAAATGCGGCTTTGAGGCCCAACGCGATGAAGTGCCCATAATATGGGCACAGAAGAGATACCGGGAAATACTACCCCTTTTTTCCACACAACACGACTTTCAACCCCACCCTCTACATTCCTCCTGA
- a CDS encoding DUF58 domain-containing protein: MARNLLAAAAVLITAGLALANTDLALLSLIPLFAYGVNAALDPPKVSASRRRVGSEVEVVVEADRRPGVLYIYDAAPIDAPVEAPRWRVFKPPFKRVVRLRYPLTERSQPLPLVVVSYNAVFTRRRIVAYVEERRPAANPAQRGRGVEEFVEVRQYQPGDPMKLINWKASAKTGELYVNVRTGPELRNAVVVVDARRLRSLVAAEAARAAEILSEKGFEVTYYVLGHGPATSLPGDFTPACEGNPPCGDVTVYVGSLSDVCIVMNCRPMYYVDVAGANALVALRRLALYKRLRGSGAVVLRGAEALRRAL; the protein is encoded by the coding sequence GTGGCTAGGAATCTGCTGGCGGCGGCCGCGGTGTTGATAACGGCGGGCCTCGCGCTGGCTAATACAGACCTGGCCCTCCTCTCCCTCATCCCGCTATTCGCCTACGGCGTAAACGCGGCGCTTGACCCCCCGAAGGTGTCTGCGTCGAGGAGGCGGGTCGGCAGCGAGGTGGAGGTGGTGGTGGAGGCGGACAGGCGCCCCGGGGTCCTCTACATATACGACGCGGCGCCAATCGACGCCCCCGTGGAGGCGCCTCGGTGGAGAGTTTTCAAACCCCCCTTCAAGAGGGTGGTGAGGCTGAGGTACCCCCTGACGGAGAGGTCTCAACCCCTCCCCCTGGTGGTCGTGTCCTACAACGCCGTATTCACAAGGAGGAGGATCGTGGCGTATGTCGAGGAGCGGCGCCCCGCCGCGAACCCCGCACAGCGGGGACGCGGCGTCGAGGAGTTTGTGGAGGTGAGGCAGTACCAGCCGGGGGACCCGATGAAGCTTATCAACTGGAAGGCCTCTGCGAAAACCGGGGAGCTCTATGTAAATGTGCGCACAGGCCCCGAGCTGAGAAACGCGGTGGTGGTGGTAGACGCGAGGCGCCTCCGCTCCCTAGTCGCGGCCGAGGCGGCCAGAGCCGCCGAGATACTCTCAGAGAAGGGTTTTGAGGTGACTTACTACGTCTTGGGACACGGCCCGGCCACCTCGTTGCCCGGCGACTTCACGCCCGCCTGTGAAGGAAACCCGCCGTGCGGCGACGTGACTGTATACGTCGGCTCGCTGTCCGACGTATGCATCGTCATGAATTGCAGGCCTATGTACTACGTCGACGTCGCGGGGGCCAACGCCTTGGTCGCCCTGAGGAGGCTCGCCCTCTACAAGAGGCTTAGAGGCTCCGGCGCAGTAGTCCTGAGAGGCGCCGAGGCCCTCAGGAGGGCGCTATGA
- a CDS encoding RAD55 family ATPase, which yields MSEILDVAVRGMTLIYGPPGSGKTSLALRVAGSMANKTLWISTAEGPDLLKEAAKRLAVDPSKFDFLDFPRAFQKDIARYILDHASSYDAVVIDSVEGVAGRQNIDVVTHSVLYQVAKEKPVILVAEEETPRIAYVADHVIHVWYRINSLGHIIRYIQLEKSRTRPPSPRYLFDIIEGAGIMYIYPTPTRGKGEVVEDEKLGITAPRRSTICIHSEKVKNVTSLLSKIKDRSIFLQVSYWTSFHGLEIKEEQIHVVKIFHDIYKFIYDLATNGPKASYLVVGGLLNMPEEDRREYLIPLGIALNFVDFLLLVDVGSKEETDRLKKYCDDIIEV from the coding sequence GTGTCCGAGATACTAGACGTCGCCGTACGCGGCATGACCCTCATATACGGGCCGCCAGGCTCGGGAAAAACATCACTAGCCCTACGCGTGGCGGGAAGTATGGCCAACAAAACCCTCTGGATATCCACAGCAGAAGGCCCCGACCTCCTCAAAGAAGCCGCCAAGAGGCTGGCGGTAGACCCCTCCAAATTCGACTTCCTAGACTTCCCCCGCGCCTTCCAAAAAGACATAGCCCGCTACATCCTAGACCACGCATCCAGCTACGACGCGGTGGTAATAGACTCGGTGGAGGGCGTCGCCGGCCGGCAGAACATAGACGTCGTCACCCACTCAGTCCTGTACCAAGTAGCGAAGGAGAAGCCAGTCATCCTAGTCGCAGAGGAGGAGACGCCGAGGATAGCCTACGTGGCAGACCACGTAATACACGTGTGGTACAGGATAAACAGCCTAGGCCACATAATAAGATACATACAGCTAGAAAAATCAAGAACACGCCCACCAAGCCCCCGCTACCTCTTCGACATAATCGAAGGCGCAGGCATAATGTACATATACCCCACCCCCACAAGAGGAAAAGGCGAAGTAGTCGAAGACGAAAAACTAGGCATCACAGCACCACGCCGAAGCACAATATGCATACACTCAGAAAAAGTAAAAAATGTGACAAGTCTTCTTTCCAAAATAAAAGATAGGTCAATATTCCTACAAGTAAGCTACTGGACATCATTCCATGGACTAGAAATAAAGGAGGAACAGATACACGTTGTTAAGATATTTCACGATATATACAAATTCATTTACGACCTAGCCACTAACGGCCCGAAAGCAAGTTATTTAGTAGTGGGAGGTCTGCTAAACATGCCAGAAGAAGACCGCAGGGAATATCTTATCCCCCTTGGGATAGCATTGAATTTTGTAGACTTCTTACTGCTTGTAGATGTGGGATCAAAAGAAGAGACAGATCGTCTTAAAAAATACTGTGATGATATTATTGAGGTCTAG
- a CDS encoding AAA family ATPase: MKDFFQGFTLVYGPPGSGKTSLALYAAAQMGGRVLYVGFYETGDKVRGKIEGLGLDPSKFVVLDYVSISDADLLLNGVVEQYVKVSPDVVILDGINALPQSREAASSMYRLFSGPVIAIGEEGIGGSHFAYMADALLEVAQFFHRGARYRRIRVVKTRLGPAPGAEFYFTISRRGVRIIRRWSQSELGDRSVAVASGRRVAFAEDVAKSLAELMPGVRRPGLLNNSRVAAFICEHPRCLRISAGYLCDYVDNVRVGVLSTSRFVGLVARQMGCDVEEVVVPASALAEDYVLEEAVEKVAGASVVSLYGLEEVLAMYGPERVAYVLDFIQSALPGVAVLATFRGVEPTPELLNLFNTVWRYFPDRAVVVKSALGWPIHELRVVEEGGRIVFRA; the protein is encoded by the coding sequence ATGAAAGATTTCTTCCAGGGGTTTACCCTTGTCTACGGCCCGCCTGGCTCTGGGAAGACCTCTCTGGCTCTCTACGCCGCGGCTCAGATGGGTGGTCGGGTTTTGTACGTGGGTTTCTACGAGACGGGGGATAAGGTACGGGGGAAGATAGAGGGGCTCGGCCTCGACCCCTCTAAGTTCGTGGTGCTGGACTACGTCTCGATTTCAGACGCCGACCTTCTGCTGAACGGCGTGGTGGAGCAGTACGTCAAGGTGTCTCCCGACGTGGTGATTCTCGACGGCATCAACGCGCTTCCGCAGAGCAGAGAGGCGGCGTCTTCCATGTACCGCCTCTTCAGCGGCCCGGTTATAGCCATCGGCGAGGAGGGCATCGGGGGTTCCCACTTCGCCTACATGGCCGACGCACTGCTGGAGGTGGCTCAGTTCTTCCACCGGGGGGCCCGCTACAGGCGGATTAGGGTTGTCAAGACTAGGCTGGGGCCGGCGCCGGGGGCTGAGTTCTACTTCACGATTTCCAGGAGGGGTGTGCGTATAATTAGGAGGTGGTCTCAGAGCGAGCTTGGGGATAGGTCTGTGGCTGTGGCGTCTGGGAGGAGGGTGGCGTTTGCGGAGGATGTGGCGAAGTCTCTGGCCGAGCTCATGCCTGGGGTTAGGCGGCCGGGGTTGTTGAACAATAGCAGGGTGGCCGCGTTTATCTGCGAGCACCCCAGGTGTCTCAGGATCAGCGCGGGGTACCTCTGCGACTATGTGGATAACGTGAGGGTGGGCGTCTTGTCTACGTCGCGTTTCGTCGGCCTGGTGGCGAGGCAGATGGGTTGCGACGTGGAGGAGGTGGTGGTGCCCGCGTCGGCGCTGGCGGAGGACTACGTCTTGGAGGAGGCGGTGGAGAAGGTGGCCGGGGCGTCTGTGGTTTCGCTGTACGGCTTGGAGGAGGTGCTGGCGATGTACGGCCCTGAGAGGGTGGCCTACGTCCTCGATTTTATCCAAAGCGCTTTGCCGGGGGTGGCTGTGCTGGCCACCTTTAGGGGCGTGGAGCCGACGCCGGAGTTGCTCAACCTGTTCAACACTGTGTGGAGGTACTTCCCCGACCGCGCCGTCGTGGTGAAGTCGGCGCTTGGGTGGCCCATCCACGAGCTAAGGGTGGTGGAGGAGGGGGGGAGGATCGTGTTTAGGGCGTAG
- a CDS encoding type II toxin-antitoxin system VapC family toxin, with protein MRLVVDASVVVKWALPEPHHQEARRLRDDHLAGRVRAAAPPCLWLEVASALRKYALRGIIGRDKAVEALRLLHQTEIEIIDVEPARVLETALRLGVTVYDAAYISLAESLGVDFYTADEKLLNHTNAKHITQYKRPRGQ; from the coding sequence GTGAGGCTCGTAGTTGACGCCTCGGTAGTCGTCAAGTGGGCGCTCCCCGAGCCCCACCACCAAGAGGCGAGGAGGCTGAGAGACGACCACCTAGCCGGCAGAGTGAGGGCCGCCGCCCCGCCGTGCCTATGGCTCGAGGTGGCCAGCGCCCTGCGGAAATACGCACTCAGAGGGATAATCGGCAGAGACAAGGCTGTCGAGGCGCTTAGGCTCCTCCACCAGACGGAAATCGAGATTATCGACGTCGAGCCGGCGCGGGTGCTAGAAACCGCGCTGAGGCTAGGAGTCACAGTTTACGACGCGGCGTACATATCGCTGGCGGAGTCCCTCGGAGTCGACTTCTACACAGCAGACGAGAAGCTACTAAACCACACAAACGCGAAGCACATCACACAGTACAAAAGACCAAGGGGGCAGTAG
- a CDS encoding FAD-binding oxidoreductase encodes MEFLRREFGERFIEDGVTARLYIRDASFIEFSESIAGVVFPVDEEEVVKLVRWAARNKVPLFPQGSATSLSGNASATAKGVVVSFEKMDRVEIDPVDGVAVVGPGVRLEELNVELARHGLFFPVDPGSVKSATVGGAIANGAGGMRGAKYGTMKDWVLGLRVVTGRGDLLRIGCRTYKCRNGYDLVRLFVGSEGTLGLVTEATLKLAPVPESAVAVLAYYDDLETLVEDVVRVRAGRLWPLFAEFLDAPTSAVVGLESRNALFLGVDVNGGAEERALRRLESLVRGEVAQRALDWGNAMKLLEPRRRLFYGQISTAQRDGGVLVIEDVAVPISKLPEAVRGLKKLAERHGLPLLLGGHIGDGNLHPATWYRREEGLGRVEKFLRDMAELVVKLNGTVSAEHGIGVLKKDLIKMELGEDALNYMRELKRVFDPYNILNPGKIL; translated from the coding sequence GTGGAGTTTTTGAGAAGGGAGTTTGGGGAGAGGTTTATCGAGGACGGGGTGACGGCGCGTCTGTATATACGCGACGCCTCTTTTATAGAGTTTTCCGAGTCCATTGCCGGGGTTGTCTTCCCCGTCGACGAGGAGGAGGTGGTTAAACTGGTCCGCTGGGCGGCGAGAAACAAGGTGCCTCTGTTCCCCCAGGGGAGCGCCACCAGCCTTTCTGGTAACGCCTCGGCCACTGCGAAGGGCGTTGTGGTGAGCTTCGAGAAGATGGATAGAGTTGAGATCGACCCGGTGGACGGCGTCGCGGTCGTGGGACCGGGGGTGAGGCTGGAGGAGCTGAACGTGGAGCTTGCTAGGCACGGCCTCTTCTTCCCGGTGGACCCCGGCTCGGTGAAGAGCGCGACGGTGGGCGGCGCCATAGCCAACGGGGCGGGGGGAATGAGGGGGGCCAAGTACGGCACCATGAAGGACTGGGTGCTGGGGCTGAGGGTGGTGACGGGCAGGGGGGACCTCCTGAGGATCGGTTGCAGGACGTATAAGTGCCGCAACGGCTACGACTTGGTGAGGCTTTTCGTGGGTAGCGAGGGGACTCTCGGCCTCGTTACGGAGGCGACTCTCAAGCTGGCGCCGGTGCCGGAGTCCGCCGTGGCTGTGCTGGCCTACTACGACGACCTCGAGACTCTGGTGGAGGACGTGGTTAGGGTGAGGGCGGGGAGGCTGTGGCCGCTGTTCGCCGAGTTCCTCGACGCCCCGACCTCGGCCGTCGTGGGGCTGGAGAGTAGGAACGCCCTGTTCCTCGGGGTGGACGTCAACGGAGGCGCCGAGGAGAGGGCCTTGAGGAGGTTGGAGTCTCTGGTGAGGGGCGAGGTGGCGCAGAGGGCACTGGACTGGGGCAACGCCATGAAGCTACTGGAGCCGAGGAGGAGGCTCTTCTACGGCCAGATATCCACCGCCCAGAGAGACGGCGGGGTGCTTGTAATTGAGGACGTGGCCGTCCCCATTTCGAAGCTTCCCGAGGCTGTGCGCGGGTTGAAGAAGCTGGCAGAGAGGCACGGCCTGCCGCTACTGCTAGGCGGACACATAGGCGACGGCAACCTCCATCCGGCCACTTGGTACAGGAGGGAGGAGGGGCTCGGGAGAGTTGAGAAATTCCTTAGAGACATGGCGGAGCTTGTGGTGAAGCTAAACGGGACTGTGTCGGCGGAGCACGGAATTGGCGTCCTCAAGAAAGACCTTATAAAAATGGAGCTGGGAGAGGATGCGCTTAACTACATGAGGGAGCTGAAGAGAGTTTTCGATCCCTACAACATACTCAACCCCGGGAAAATTTTGTAG
- a CDS encoding TatD family hydrolase — protein MEFGVFDNHAHANEYLGIGAVEVVRRFKAAGGSGIVFVSLLTWSIGGRPGDRDWVVRLYDHTVRNAEVARGAGLVSGAVVGVHPAECVKLLEAGWAPGEVEEFMRWAADLAARYVEEGRAVGLGEFGRPHWPVPREVRELCDRVVLYVLQRARDVDAAVHLHLEREGQATVDSVARLAAEAGVDPRRVVMHHIEGALAGYAHARGLSPSVPMGRRGEFEEALKAGPVFVVESDYIDDRSRPGAVIPPWTLASKLRQYVSKGVLSADDMYKICVENVRSIYRWRLPL, from the coding sequence ATGGAGTTTGGGGTTTTTGACAACCATGCTCATGCTAACGAGTATTTGGGTATTGGTGCTGTTGAGGTGGTGAGGAGGTTCAAGGCGGCTGGGGGGAGCGGCATAGTATTCGTCTCGCTCCTCACGTGGTCTATCGGCGGGAGGCCTGGGGATAGGGACTGGGTCGTGAGGCTGTACGACCACACCGTGAGGAACGCGGAGGTGGCCCGGGGGGCTGGGCTGGTGTCGGGGGCCGTGGTTGGGGTGCACCCCGCCGAGTGTGTGAAGCTTCTGGAGGCTGGGTGGGCGCCGGGGGAGGTGGAGGAGTTTATGCGGTGGGCCGCCGACCTCGCGGCTAGGTACGTGGAGGAGGGGAGGGCGGTGGGGCTGGGGGAGTTTGGGAGGCCTCACTGGCCCGTGCCGCGGGAGGTGAGGGAGCTCTGCGACAGGGTTGTCCTCTACGTGTTGCAGAGGGCTAGGGACGTCGACGCGGCTGTCCACCTCCACCTGGAGCGGGAGGGCCAGGCCACTGTGGACTCCGTGGCGCGCCTCGCGGCGGAGGCAGGAGTCGATCCCAGGCGGGTGGTTATGCACCACATAGAAGGGGCCTTGGCGGGGTATGCCCACGCCAGGGGCCTCTCGCCGTCCGTGCCCATGGGCCGCAGGGGGGAGTTCGAAGAGGCGCTTAAGGCTGGCCCCGTGTTTGTGGTGGAGAGCGACTACATAGATGACAGGTCTAGGCCGGGGGCCGTGATTCCGCCGTGGACCCTGGCCTCGAAGCTTAGGCAGTATGTATCGAAGGGGGTCCTCTCGGCGGACGATATGTACAAGATATGCGTAGAAAACGTGAGGAGTATATACAGATGGAGGCTCCCTCTATAG
- a CDS encoding helix-turn-helix domain-containing protein, translated as MGSRDPKEAILDILRREGPVPIYRLAKELGLSYGAVQWYVFSLERDGVVETVKIGKRRYVALKATDWMGNVRVSDVLEDFLLTLSAFGVKPDMTVGEALGVLERKAPHIAELLRKMIGKS; from the coding sequence GTGGGGAGTAGGGACCCCAAGGAGGCTATTTTGGATATTCTGCGCCGCGAGGGCCCTGTGCCCATATACAGGCTGGCGAAGGAGCTGGGGCTTTCGTACGGCGCTGTGCAGTGGTACGTCTTTTCTCTGGAGCGGGACGGCGTCGTCGAGACTGTTAAGATAGGTAAGAGGCGCTACGTGGCGCTGAAGGCCACGGACTGGATGGGCAACGTGAGGGTTTCCGACGTCCTTGAGGACTTCCTCCTCACCCTCTCGGCTTTTGGGGTGAAGCCGGATATGACCGTCGGCGAGGCCCTTGGGGTTCTGGAGAGGAAGGCTCCCCACATCGCCGAGCTTTTGAGAAAGATGATAGGCAAATCGTGA